A part of Larkinella insperata genomic DNA contains:
- a CDS encoding Pycsar system effector family protein has protein sequence MLTEISLIDRTREYAETLLRALPEELVYHNLKHTLQVAEAAEQIGKQAGLNQEELENAIMAAWLHDIGYAQKRQQHEAAGVDMARPFLEELGLSEERIRVITDSVLATQLPQNPHTRVAEVVCDADLFHLSSDRFFERSELMRQEFKNTTGKVGKKKWMLGSITLMECHHYFTDYGKTVLTPLKEKNLEKARRKLAELEADDEGKEASPAGTRPPEDEPKKPKRPDRGIETMFRVTSQNHFQLSAMADNKANIMISVNTIIVSLIVSILIRKLDEWPQLIIPTVMLTISCLAATIFAILATRPHITSGRFSKEDIHNKQANLLFFGNFHKMDLVDYEWGMREMMNDADFLYSSMTRDIYYLGKVLGKKYRLLRIAYTMFMFGFAASVLAFGVAAYFFPTR, from the coding sequence ATGCTCACTGAAATATCCTTAATTGACCGTACGCGGGAATACGCCGAAACGTTGCTGCGTGCGCTGCCCGAAGAGCTGGTCTACCACAACCTCAAACACACCCTGCAAGTAGCGGAAGCAGCCGAACAGATTGGCAAACAGGCCGGTCTGAACCAGGAGGAGCTGGAAAACGCCATCATGGCCGCCTGGCTGCACGACATCGGGTACGCCCAAAAACGCCAGCAGCACGAAGCCGCCGGGGTTGACATGGCCCGGCCCTTTCTGGAAGAGCTGGGTCTGAGCGAAGAACGGATACGGGTGATCACCGACAGTGTGCTGGCTACCCAGTTACCGCAGAATCCGCACACCCGCGTGGCCGAAGTGGTTTGTGATGCTGATCTTTTTCACCTGAGTTCGGATCGTTTTTTTGAACGCAGTGAACTGATGCGGCAGGAGTTTAAGAATACAACCGGAAAGGTGGGCAAAAAGAAGTGGATGCTGGGGTCCATCACGCTCATGGAATGCCATCACTATTTCACAGACTATGGCAAAACCGTCCTGACGCCTTTAAAGGAGAAAAATCTGGAAAAAGCCCGTCGGAAGCTGGCTGAACTGGAAGCGGACGACGAGGGGAAAGAAGCGTCGCCCGCCGGAACCCGCCCGCCCGAAGACGAACCGAAAAAGCCCAAGCGGCCCGACCGGGGCATCGAAACCATGTTTCGGGTTACGTCACAGAACCACTTTCAGCTCAGCGCAATGGCCGACAACAAGGCCAACATCATGATCTCGGTTAACACCATCATTGTGTCCCTGATTGTCAGCATTCTCATTCGCAAGCTGGACGAGTGGCCGCAGTTGATTATTCCGACGGTTATGCTGACGATTAGTTGTTTAGCCGCCACCATTTTTGCCATTCTGGCGACCCGGCCCCACATCACGAGCGGACGGTTTTCAAAAGAAGATATTCATAACAAACAGGCAAATCTGCTGTTCTTTGGGAACTTCCACAAGATGGACCTGGTCGACTACGAATGGGGAATGCGGGAGATGATGAACGACGCCGATTTTCTGTACAGCAGCATGACCCGTGATATTTACTACCTCGGCAAAGTGTTGGGCAAAAAATACCGGTTGCTGCGCATTGCCTACACAATGTTTATGTTTGGCTTTGCGGCTTCGGTACTGGCGTTTGGCGTTGCCGCGTATTTCTTCCCAACCCGGTAA
- a CDS encoding SdiA-regulated domain-containing protein, producing the protein MIKISICLLALAGFLSACESKKTQADQVEETAERQTVPYDLKTPVKRFTLPDELEEISGLSYYKPNQLLCVQDELAVAYIYDVKKEQIADSSLFGNYGDFEGIEWVKDEIYTLKSNGDLYHFKPFSKSIARIPGNLPGKTEVEGLAYDPESDRLLIAVKEGGKKNDKVIYMYDLKSKVLFQGMILKEQALTEAGIDPKKFKPSGLAVHPKTGDFYLLTSVGKRLVVVNRKGRIVASEPLDSKLFRQPEGICFTPEGTLYIASEGDGKAGYILEFAHQP; encoded by the coding sequence ATGATTAAAATATCCATCTGTTTACTGGCCTTGGCCGGTTTTTTAAGTGCTTGTGAGTCGAAAAAAACGCAGGCGGATCAGGTTGAAGAAACGGCCGAACGCCAGACCGTTCCCTACGATTTAAAGACGCCCGTCAAACGGTTTACGCTCCCGGATGAGCTGGAAGAAATCTCCGGACTGTCGTATTATAAACCAAACCAGTTGCTCTGCGTGCAGGACGAACTAGCGGTGGCGTACATCTACGATGTGAAGAAGGAGCAGATTGCCGACTCCTCCCTTTTTGGTAATTACGGCGATTTTGAAGGGATCGAGTGGGTTAAAGATGAAATTTATACCCTGAAAAGCAACGGCGATTTATACCACTTCAAGCCGTTTTCGAAGTCGATTGCGCGCATTCCCGGCAACCTGCCCGGCAAAACGGAAGTGGAAGGGCTGGCCTATGACCCCGAAAGCGACCGGCTGCTGATTGCGGTCAAAGAGGGCGGGAAAAAAAACGACAAAGTGATCTACATGTACGACCTGAAATCGAAAGTTCTTTTTCAGGGGATGATTCTGAAAGAGCAAGCACTGACGGAAGCGGGCATCGATCCGAAAAAATTCAAACCATCCGGGCTGGCGGTTCACCCGAAAACCGGCGATTTCTACCTCTTGACTTCCGTAGGCAAAAGGCTGGTGGTGGTCAACCGCAAGGGCCGGATTGTAGCCTCGGAACCCCTCGATTCAAAGCTGTTTCGCCAGCCTGAAGGCATTTGTTTTACCCCCGAAGGAACGCTCTACATTGCCAGTGAAGGCGACGGCAAGGCGGGTTACATCCTGGAGTTTGCCCACCAGCCCTGA
- the proS gene encoding proline--tRNA ligase, which translates to MAKAIPSRSENYSEWYNELIKKADLAENSAVRGCMVIKPYGYSIWEKMQRALDDMFKETGHTNAYFPLFIPKSYLSKEASHVEGFAKECAVVTHYRLKNAEDGSGVIVDPEAKLEEELIVRPTSETVIWSTYKNWIQSYRDLPLLINQWANVVRWEMRTRIFLRTAEFLWQEGHTAHATAQEAQEETRQMLDVYARFAEEWMAVPVIRGAKTPNERFAGAEDTLCIEAMMQDGKALQAGTSHFLGQNFAKAFDVKFLTKDNQQDYVWGTSWGVSTRLMGALIMAHSDDDGLVLPPKLAPIQVVIVPIFRNDEQLAQLSEKINPLIKELRKAGISVKFDTSDANKPGWKFAEYELRGVPVRLAMGMRDLENNTVEIARRDLKTKETISFDGLVAHIQQLLDDIQANIYQKAAQFRQENTFRVDAYEAFKEQIEKGGFLMAHWDGTSETEEAIKEETKATIRCIPFEGEPEEGVCVYSGKPSKQRVVFARAY; encoded by the coding sequence ATGGCAAAAGCAATTCCTTCGCGTTCCGAAAATTATTCCGAGTGGTACAATGAGTTGATAAAAAAAGCCGATTTGGCCGAAAATTCGGCGGTTCGGGGGTGCATGGTGATCAAGCCGTATGGCTATTCGATCTGGGAAAAAATGCAGCGGGCTTTGGACGATATGTTTAAGGAAACGGGCCACACCAACGCCTACTTCCCCTTGTTCATTCCGAAATCGTACCTCAGTAAAGAAGCGTCCCACGTCGAAGGATTCGCCAAGGAGTGCGCCGTCGTGACCCACTACCGGCTAAAAAACGCGGAGGATGGCTCGGGCGTTATCGTGGACCCGGAAGCCAAGCTGGAGGAAGAATTGATTGTACGGCCCACCTCAGAAACCGTCATCTGGAGTACATACAAAAACTGGATTCAGTCGTACCGGGACCTGCCCCTGCTGATCAACCAGTGGGCCAACGTGGTGCGCTGGGAAATGCGCACCCGGATTTTCCTGCGCACCGCCGAGTTTCTCTGGCAGGAGGGCCATACCGCCCACGCAACCGCTCAGGAAGCCCAGGAAGAAACCCGGCAAATGCTGGATGTATACGCCCGGTTTGCGGAAGAATGGATGGCCGTGCCGGTTATTCGCGGGGCCAAAACCCCGAACGAACGGTTTGCGGGTGCGGAAGATACACTGTGCATCGAAGCCATGATGCAGGACGGTAAAGCGTTGCAGGCCGGCACGTCGCACTTTCTGGGGCAGAATTTTGCCAAAGCCTTTGACGTAAAGTTCCTGACGAAAGACAACCAGCAGGATTACGTCTGGGGAACCTCCTGGGGAGTCAGCACCCGTTTGATGGGCGCGCTGATCATGGCCCATTCCGACGACGACGGCCTGGTGTTACCGCCCAAGCTGGCGCCCATTCAGGTGGTGATTGTTCCCATTTTCCGCAATGACGAGCAACTGGCGCAATTGTCCGAGAAAATCAACCCGCTGATCAAAGAGCTTCGGAAAGCCGGTATATCGGTGAAATTCGATACGAGCGATGCCAACAAACCAGGCTGGAAATTTGCCGAATACGAGCTGCGGGGCGTGCCCGTGCGGCTGGCGATGGGAATGCGCGACCTGGAAAACAACACGGTGGAAATTGCCCGCCGGGATCTGAAAACGAAAGAAACCATTTCCTTCGACGGTCTGGTGGCGCATATCCAGCAGCTACTGGATGATATTCAGGCCAATATTTACCAGAAAGCCGCTCAGTTCCGGCAGGAAAATACGTTTCGGGTGGATGCGTATGAAGCGTTTAAGGAACAGATCGAAAAAGGCGGATTTCTGATGGCCCACTGGGATGGCACGTCCGAAACCGAAGAAGCCATCAAGGAAGAAACCAAAGCCACTATTCGTTGCATCCCGTTCGAGGGTGAGCCGGAAGAGGGCGTCTGCGTCTACAGCGGAAAACCGTCGAAGCAGCGGGTCGTGTTTGCCCGAGCTTATTAA
- a CDS encoding RNA polymerase sigma factor: MKKLFTTACEAALIDGLKSHSRVAYRELYDRYASTLLGVITKIVQNETEAQDILQDTFVKIWKNIHRHDPAKGRLFTWLLHVTRNTAYDHLRAHTNKKALQVELPMEGYVPGMGAVWTNTGYIGFSDAVNTSLDPKHWQVIDLLYFQGYTQQEAAEQLNLPLGTVKSWTRMALIKLRQTFHQDQTALLC, encoded by the coding sequence TTGAAAAAGCTTTTTACGACCGCTTGCGAAGCGGCTTTGATTGACGGGTTGAAATCACATAGCCGTGTTGCTTACAGGGAATTATATGATCGGTATGCCTCGACACTGCTGGGCGTCATCACCAAAATTGTTCAGAATGAAACCGAAGCGCAGGACATCCTGCAGGATACCTTCGTCAAAATCTGGAAAAATATTCACCGGCACGATCCCGCAAAAGGCCGTCTGTTTACCTGGTTGCTTCACGTTACCCGCAACACCGCTTACGACCACCTGCGCGCTCATACCAATAAAAAAGCCCTCCAGGTTGAATTACCGATGGAGGGCTATGTGCCCGGAATGGGCGCGGTCTGGACTAATACGGGCTACATCGGATTCAGCGATGCCGTCAACACGAGCCTGGACCCCAAACACTGGCAGGTAATCGACCTGCTGTACTTTCAGGGGTATACCCAGCAGGAAGCCGCGGAACAACTTAACCTACCGCTTGGAACGGTCAAATCCTGGACTCGCATGGCGCTTATCAAGCTTCGCCAAACGTTTCATCAGGATCAGACCGCTCTGCTGTGCTGA
- a CDS encoding DUF5686 and carboxypeptidase-like regulatory domain-containing protein, which translates to MKHFLRGSSGIIFLILSTLYFPVLAQTSLKISGRITDAATGEGIPFVSVAIRGKTAGTTSDEKGQYSLVTTQTGDSLLFSSVGYQTRSYPLSSAASQTINAVLTSAANRLQEVKIYAKGGDPAYRIIRETIRRRDQFDPDQLTAFQYESYSKVEAYVNNFANKRKKGRGGGPVGKLLSKLPAIYDSQGKPAVPVYVSETISEYYQRSNPQKTKERILKSRASGVGVSDGGVAAQLTGSSFQQYNFYRNYISLLRKDLPSPLGQAWQAIYTYRLIDTVAVGGMVCYQIDFEPKRATDLAFSGTAWIDTTRLGLSQIDARIDQRANINFVDEIRLEQEWEEVGDSTQTNPVRLPVLTQLLIDTDEPTPNAPGALVRFYMAARNVQVNRPQEARFYEPPLELLEGYSEKSPTYWQNNRPENLGPEELRAFEVVDSVRNVPFMKVLGEIVNLTMVGYYSLGPVHLDVGPLLNSYAYNTVEGHRLRLGLRTNTGFSRRWILGGYLAYGTRDQQLKYGMNIDYVVRKKPYTIAGIEKTYDIERLGASSENLGGNTIFAAYTRFGTLRRPYRQESQTTYIKSELGKGVTQTISLRNRTFEPLFPFAYSVNQPDQITSSFYRTTEMQFETRFAPGALMIQSENDRFSVVGSSSPVVTFRYQLGLRNVLHGDFAYHRFSLNLRHSFRMGVLGRTRYQINAGYIPSTIPYPLLYIPLGNETFFRVENAYNLMNFFEFVSDRYVGVLGEHNFEGLFFNRIPAIRRLKWRFLATGAVFLGGVSEANRTLIPPTNELGQTVLGFQAMSRAPYVEVGYGIDNIFKVFRVDAIHRLTYRNNPNVSTFGIKVSAWVNL; encoded by the coding sequence ATGAAGCACTTTTTACGGGGGTCGTCTGGCATCATTTTCCTGATTCTGAGCACACTCTATTTCCCGGTTCTGGCGCAAACCTCCCTTAAAATCAGTGGCCGCATCACCGACGCGGCTACGGGTGAAGGAATTCCCTTCGTCAGCGTTGCCATCCGGGGAAAAACCGCCGGAACCACTTCCGATGAAAAAGGCCAGTACTCCCTCGTAACCACCCAAACCGGCGACTCCCTGCTGTTTTCCAGCGTCGGTTACCAGACCCGCTCATACCCCCTGTCTTCCGCAGCCAGCCAAACCATTAACGCGGTACTGACGTCGGCGGCCAATCGGCTTCAGGAGGTCAAAATTTACGCCAAAGGCGGTGACCCGGCTTACCGCATCATCCGGGAAACGATTCGACGGCGCGATCAGTTCGATCCCGACCAACTGACGGCTTTCCAGTACGAAAGTTATTCAAAAGTCGAAGCGTACGTGAACAACTTTGCCAACAAACGCAAGAAAGGCCGCGGGGGCGGTCCGGTCGGGAAATTATTATCCAAGCTACCCGCTATTTACGACAGCCAAGGCAAACCCGCCGTGCCGGTTTACGTTTCCGAAACTATATCGGAATACTACCAGCGCTCGAATCCGCAAAAAACCAAGGAACGTATCCTGAAAAGCCGGGCGTCGGGTGTTGGGGTCAGCGACGGCGGTGTGGCCGCCCAGCTCACCGGCTCCTCGTTTCAACAATATAATTTTTACCGCAATTACATCAGTCTGCTGCGCAAGGACCTGCCCTCTCCGCTCGGCCAGGCCTGGCAGGCCATCTATACGTATCGGTTGATTGACACGGTGGCAGTTGGCGGCATGGTTTGCTATCAGATTGATTTTGAACCCAAACGGGCGACGGATCTGGCCTTTTCCGGAACCGCCTGGATTGATACGACGCGCCTGGGGTTGTCGCAGATCGACGCCCGGATTGACCAGCGGGCCAACATTAATTTTGTCGACGAAATCCGGCTGGAACAGGAATGGGAGGAAGTGGGTGACAGCACCCAGACCAATCCCGTCCGCCTGCCGGTTCTGACGCAGCTTTTGATTGATACCGACGAGCCGACGCCCAACGCGCCGGGGGCGCTGGTGCGGTTTTACATGGCCGCCCGGAACGTGCAGGTCAACCGGCCGCAGGAAGCCAGATTTTACGAGCCACCGCTGGAACTGCTGGAAGGATACAGCGAAAAATCACCCACCTACTGGCAGAACAACCGCCCCGAAAACCTGGGGCCGGAGGAATTGCGGGCTTTCGAAGTCGTGGATTCGGTGCGGAACGTTCCGTTCATGAAGGTCCTGGGCGAAATTGTCAACCTGACGATGGTAGGTTACTACTCGCTGGGGCCGGTTCACCTGGATGTAGGTCCACTGCTGAACAGTTACGCCTACAACACTGTGGAGGGGCACCGGCTGCGGCTGGGGCTGCGGACCAATACCGGTTTCAGTCGGCGGTGGATTTTGGGCGGTTACCTGGCGTACGGCACGCGCGATCAGCAGTTGAAATACGGCATGAACATTGATTACGTCGTTCGGAAAAAACCGTACACCATTGCCGGTATCGAAAAAACGTACGACATCGAACGGCTGGGGGCTTCGTCGGAAAACCTGGGCGGCAATACCATTTTTGCGGCTTACACCCGTTTCGGTACGCTCCGGCGGCCTTATAGGCAGGAATCGCAGACCACCTACATCAAAAGCGAACTGGGCAAAGGGGTTACGCAAACCATCAGCCTCCGCAACCGTACGTTTGAACCGCTGTTTCCGTTTGCCTATTCCGTAAACCAGCCGGACCAGATCACGTCCAGTTTTTACCGAACCACCGAAATGCAGTTTGAAACCCGGTTTGCCCCCGGAGCCCTGATGATTCAGAGCGAAAACGATCGATTTTCGGTGGTGGGCAGCAGCAGTCCGGTCGTGACGTTTCGCTACCAGCTCGGTTTGCGCAATGTGTTGCACGGCGACTTTGCGTACCACCGCTTCAGCCTGAATCTGCGGCATTCCTTCCGGATGGGGGTGCTCGGGCGAACCCGTTACCAGATTAACGCGGGCTACATCCCGTCGACCATACCGTATCCGCTGCTCTACATTCCGCTCGGCAACGAAACGTTTTTCCGGGTCGAGAATGCGTACAACCTGATGAACTTCTTTGAATTCGTCAGCGACCGCTACGTGGGCGTGCTCGGGGAACACAACTTTGAAGGACTTTTTTTCAACCGCATTCCGGCGATCCGGCGGTTAAAATGGCGGTTTCTGGCAACTGGGGCGGTGTTTCTGGGCGGTGTGAGTGAAGCCAACCGGACCCTGATTCCGCCCACCAACGAGTTGGGTCAAACGGTATTGGGTTTCCAGGCGATGAGCCGGGCGCCGTACGTAGAAGTGGGATACGGCATCGACAACATTTTCAAAGTCTTCCGGGTTGATGCGATTCACCGGTTAACGTACCGCAACAACCCGAATGTCTCCACGTTCGGCATTAAAGTTTCGGCCTGGGTCAATTTATAA
- a CDS encoding FKBP-type peptidyl-prolyl cis-trans isomerase has product MAQAKAGDTVQVHYTGRKNDGTVFDSSSGRSPLQFQVGSGMVIKGFDEGVKGMEVGEAKTVRIPVEDAYGPSSPDMVFEFDRSLIPDDIELEVGLTLNMHQDGNPQAVPVVVRNVTATSVTLDANHPLAGEELIFDIELVGINPSKLILE; this is encoded by the coding sequence ATGGCACAAGCAAAAGCTGGAGATACGGTGCAGGTGCACTATACCGGCAGAAAAAACGATGGTACCGTGTTTGATTCGTCCAGCGGTCGGTCGCCCCTGCAATTCCAGGTTGGGAGCGGCATGGTCATCAAAGGGTTTGATGAAGGGGTGAAAGGCATGGAAGTCGGAGAGGCCAAAACCGTGCGGATTCCCGTGGAGGATGCCTACGGCCCGTCGAGCCCGGACATGGTTTTCGAATTTGACCGTTCGCTCATTCCCGATGATATTGAACTGGAAGTCGGCCTGACCCTGAACATGCACCAGGACGGTAATCCGCAGGCGGTACCGGTTGTCGTGCGGAACGTAACGGCTACTTCAGTGACGCTGGATGCCAACCACCCGCTGGCGGGCGAGGAACTGATTTTCGACATCGAACTGGTTGGAATCAACCCGTCGAAGTTGATTTTGGAATAA
- a CDS encoding FKBP-type peptidyl-prolyl cis-trans isomerase, protein MAKAPEAEVAILKEFIDASGISATADERGFYYIIHSPGSGPKPTVRSNVTVNYEGSLTNGKIFDSNKNISFGLYQLISGWQEGIPLIAPGGSITLYLPPSLAYGSRAQGGIPANSILIFKIDLIRIN, encoded by the coding sequence ATGGCAAAAGCACCAGAGGCCGAAGTAGCGATTTTGAAAGAATTTATTGATGCGAGCGGAATTTCCGCCACGGCCGACGAACGCGGTTTCTATTATATCATTCATTCACCGGGTTCGGGCCCTAAACCGACGGTGCGTTCCAACGTGACCGTCAACTACGAAGGTTCGCTGACCAACGGCAAAATCTTTGACAGCAACAAAAACATAAGCTTTGGCTTGTATCAACTCATTTCGGGCTGGCAGGAAGGGATTCCCCTCATTGCGCCGGGCGGCAGCATTACCCTGTACCTCCCCCCCAGCCTGGCCTACGGCTCGCGGGCTCAGGGCGGTATTCCGGCCAATTCCATTCTGATTTTCAAAATTGACCTGATCCGGATCAATTAA